Sequence from the Rhizobium sp. TH2 genome:
ACATGAACGCATTGCGCGGCTATTGGGACGGTGAGAATACCGGCCTTCCGGAAGGCCAAGTGGCACCCACCGACGGCATGGGCCTTGCCCCGGTCGTGCCTTTTGTCGCGAAAGTGCCGATCTCCTCCGAAGACGTGGCTTGGGAAGCTTCGCACGAAAGCGAGCGGTTCGGCGGGCGCGCAAAACACCTCACCTACGCAGCCGTTGGCCGGAACTATCGCGTCGGTTCGCTGATCGAATCCCCGGCGCCCGGCAAGCGACTGGCGCCCAGGCATTATCACATGCTTGAGGAGGAGCATGCGCTGATCCTCGAGGGGCAGGTGACGCTGCTGCTCGGAGACGAACAGTACGAAATGAAGGCCGGCGACTACGTCTGCTTCCCGGCCGGGATCAAGGTTCCCCATGCTTTCATGAACAGCGGCGCTGGGCCATGCAGCTACCTGATGATCGGCGAACAGAATCCGAACGAGGTATGCGTCTATCCGGATTCCAACAAGATCATGGTCAGAGCGCTACGTTCTTACGACGACATATTCGATATGTCGGCCACGAGGAATTATTGGGACGGCGAGTAGGCGCGCTGATACGCGCCTACAATGGTCTCTGCTAAACAGACAGCCCATAGGCTTCGATCGCCGATCGGCCGAAGATCTGGTCGCGCTCCGCCGCCGTCAGGTCGCTCAGGCACTCCCGAAGCGCGCCCATTACCTGTGCGTAACTCCCCGCCACGAGGCAGACCGGCCAATCGGTGCCGAACATACAGCGGTCGACCCCGAAAATGTCGATCACCTCCATCACATAAGGTTTGAGATCGACCGGCGTCCATGTCCGCCAGTTGGCCTCCGTCACCATACCGGAGAGCTTGCACCAGACATGCCCGCGTTCGGCACGGAACCCCTGCATGAGTGCAGCCCATTCCTTGAAGCCGTGATTGCGGATCTCCGGCTTGGAAATGTGATCGAGCACGAACCGCTTCTCGGGAAATGCCCTGGCGGTTTCGATGCAGGAAGGCAGTTGTGGTAGGTTGGGCACGAGATCGTAAACAAGCCCCGCATCCTGTACCGCTCGGAGTCCACGTTTCACATCCGGCCGCAGCAACCAGTTGGGATCGCTTTCCGTCTGGATCAGGTGCCGGATGCCGACCAGCCATTTACCCGCGGGACTGGCCTTCAACACCGTGATCGTCTCGCTGACCTCCGGGTCCGTCAGATCGACCCAGCCGACGACACCCTTGACGAAATCCGTTGCTTCGGCGGTGCGGATGAAATCCCAGGTCTCGCCGAGATCGTTCCAGGTCTGCACCAGAACGGTGCCGGTGACACCGTTTTCCCGGAGCGAGGGCCGTAGATCCTCGGGCGCGAATACACGATTGATCGGTTCGAACGGCCCGCTCAGCCAGCCATAGTCACCGCCGCTGGATGGGTTCCAGAAATGATGGTGTGCGTCGATGATGGGAGATGTCATTTTTCTCTCCTCACCAGCGCTGATGCACATAAGGCTTGATCCGGCTGTCATAGATG
This genomic interval carries:
- a CDS encoding cupin domain-containing protein, with translation MEDVVPPKPISPSDVPWTEWSDIPNFAMRYRHLTVAALGEDYHVGVAIEELDPGKRTVPAHYHIFEEEHLYVLEGTLTTRIGDRSYEMKAGDYVCYPAGQRAGHCLINNSREVCRYVIFGERNPNEVVVYTDSSKVLVRALGRRAIFDMNALRGYWDGENTGLPEGQVAPTDGMGLAPVVPFVAKVPISSEDVAWEASHESERFGGRAKHLTYAAVGRNYRVGSLIESPAPGKRLAPRHYHMLEEEHALILEGQVTLLLGDEQYEMKAGDYVCFPAGIKVPHAFMNSGAGPCSYLMIGEQNPNEVCVYPDSNKIMVRALRSYDDIFDMSATRNYWDGE
- a CDS encoding amidohydrolase, with amino-acid sequence MTSPIIDAHHHFWNPSSGGDYGWLSGPFEPINRVFAPEDLRPSLRENGVTGTVLVQTWNDLGETWDFIRTAEATDFVKGVVGWVDLTDPEVSETITVLKASPAGKWLVGIRHLIQTESDPNWLLRPDVKRGLRAVQDAGLVYDLVPNLPQLPSCIETARAFPEKRFVLDHISKPEIRNHGFKEWAALMQGFRAERGHVWCKLSGMVTEANWRTWTPVDLKPYVMEVIDIFGVDRCMFGTDWPVCLVAGSYAQVMGALRECLSDLTAAERDQIFGRSAIEAYGLSV